In Priestia megaterium NBRC 15308 = ATCC 14581, the following proteins share a genomic window:
- a CDS encoding GNAT family N-acetyltransferase — protein MRIYLSPLQKKDASKVFEYWSDEEVTRYMNIEPFTTLYQAESMIALLQSLTKEGKATRYAIRLKTSDEIIGTCGLNRIDYVKKQAEIGYDLGRPFWKKGLMTEALCLLLEKAFEEFHIQEIEAKVDPNNKDSITLLKKFSFQLEEAYESDDCTCLYTVNKEKVSVILSGRSKGKK, from the coding sequence ATGAGGATATATTTATCTCCTCTTCAAAAAAAAGATGCTTCTAAAGTTTTTGAATATTGGTCGGATGAAGAGGTTACTAGATATATGAATATTGAGCCCTTTACGACGCTTTATCAAGCGGAAAGCATGATTGCACTTCTCCAAAGTTTGACGAAAGAAGGGAAAGCAACACGCTATGCTATTCGATTAAAGACTTCCGATGAGATCATTGGAACCTGCGGTCTAAACCGTATTGATTATGTTAAAAAGCAAGCAGAGATTGGGTATGATTTAGGCAGACCTTTTTGGAAAAAGGGCCTCATGACAGAAGCGCTCTGCCTTTTGCTAGAAAAAGCTTTTGAAGAGTTTCATATACAAGAAATTGAAGCAAAAGTTGATCCTAATAATAAAGATTCAATTACTCTTTTAAAAAAATTTTCGTTTCAACTAGAAGAGGCGTATGAGTCAGATGATTGTACTTGTTTATACACCGTCAACAAGGAAAAAGTGAGCGTGATATTGTCAGGACGTTCAAAAGGTAAGAAGTAA
- a CDS encoding serine hydrolase yields the protein MKIEDAVTTWKRSNNGLIRIHIEGKESIRINSFIQQRAASTIKLLLAIEAFRQIDAGILALTSVIQRMEKNTVGGAGVLKALPQLTHIKVEELLTLMIIVSDNTATNELISLVGFEKINECAKNLGLKKTVLNRYMMDEIAVEKGIDNYTCASDVVKCLREIYEGSLLRKSSREKIMRMLEMQQFQHKLPARIGSAFQAANKTGELQGAEHDSAILMRGNETYYAVVLIDGLSDNEQGRRLIADIGYLLSSNI from the coding sequence ATGAAAATCGAAGATGCAGTTACTACGTGGAAGCGGAGTAATAATGGACTTATACGTATTCATATTGAAGGAAAAGAATCCATACGGATTAATTCTTTTATCCAACAACGAGCAGCAAGTACAATCAAACTGCTGCTTGCAATAGAAGCGTTTCGTCAAATTGATGCGGGCATCTTGGCTTTAACATCTGTCATTCAAAGAATGGAAAAAAACACGGTTGGCGGAGCAGGCGTACTTAAAGCTCTTCCGCAGTTAACACATATTAAAGTGGAAGAGCTGCTTACCCTTATGATAATTGTTTCTGACAACACAGCTACTAATGAGCTCATTTCTTTAGTAGGATTTGAAAAAATTAACGAATGTGCTAAAAATCTAGGATTAAAGAAAACCGTTTTAAACCGCTATATGATGGACGAAATCGCTGTTGAAAAAGGGATTGATAATTATACGTGTGCCTCTGATGTAGTAAAGTGTCTAAGGGAAATATATGAAGGAAGCCTTTTGCGGAAATCTAGTCGCGAAAAAATAATGAGAATGTTAGAAATGCAGCAGTTTCAGCATAAGCTTCCAGCACGTATAGGATCAGCGTTTCAAGCTGCGAATAAGACTGGAGAACTACAGGGAGCAGAACATGATAGTGCTATTCTCATGCGAGGTAACGAAACGTATTATGCCGTTGTTTTGATAGATGGACTAAGTGACAATGAACAGGGAAGGAGATTAATTGCTGATATTGGATATCTTCTGTCATCTAACATCTAA
- a CDS encoding ABC transporter ATP-binding protein — protein MTTKHLLEVKQLSKYFSITNKQVLKAVDGVSFHISKGETFGLVGESGCGKSTAGRTIIGLYNRTSGEVLYKGKNVHELSEKEKFAFHRNMQMIFQDPYASLNPRSTVKEIISEPMEVHGLYSNKKEMLNRVYELLEDVGLNRDHANRYPHEFSGGQRQRIGIARALALNPECIIADEPISALDVSVQAQVVNLLKKLQKEKGLTYLFIAHDLSMVKHISSRIGVMYLGHLVELTTSAELYQKPLHPYTQALLSAIPISDPDVEDNRKRIVLKGELPSPMNPPSGCVFNTRCPLAVAACKTQKPEWQEVEDNHFVACHLYNQKIMSNNYIETAATK, from the coding sequence ATGACAACGAAGCATTTGTTAGAAGTAAAGCAGCTGAGCAAGTATTTTTCGATTACGAATAAGCAGGTTTTAAAAGCAGTAGACGGCGTGTCTTTTCATATTTCAAAAGGAGAAACCTTTGGACTTGTTGGTGAATCCGGCTGCGGAAAATCAACTGCCGGGCGAACAATCATTGGGTTGTATAACCGTACATCGGGAGAGGTGCTTTATAAAGGAAAAAATGTGCATGAGCTATCAGAGAAAGAGAAATTTGCTTTTCATCGTAATATGCAAATGATTTTTCAAGATCCATATGCTTCACTAAACCCTCGTTCTACCGTAAAGGAGATTATCTCAGAACCAATGGAGGTTCACGGACTTTATTCGAATAAAAAAGAAATGCTGAACCGAGTGTATGAGCTGCTAGAAGACGTCGGGCTAAATCGTGATCATGCCAATCGCTATCCTCATGAGTTCAGCGGCGGGCAGCGCCAGCGCATAGGAATTGCGAGAGCTTTAGCGTTAAATCCAGAATGCATTATTGCAGACGAACCTATTTCTGCTTTAGATGTATCTGTACAGGCTCAAGTAGTTAATTTATTAAAGAAACTCCAAAAAGAAAAAGGATTAACTTATTTATTTATTGCACATGACTTGTCGATGGTAAAGCATATAAGCAGTCGTATTGGAGTTATGTATTTAGGGCATTTAGTAGAATTAACAACAAGTGCGGAGCTGTACCAAAAACCGCTTCACCCTTACACTCAAGCTCTACTGTCAGCTATTCCTATTTCTGATCCTGACGTTGAGGATAATCGGAAGCGAATTGTTCTTAAAGGAGAATTGCCAAGTCCAATGAATCCGCCCTCGGGCTGCGTGTTTAATACGCGCTGTCCTCTTGCAGTAGCAGCCTGTAAGACTCAAAAGCCAGAGTGGCAGGAAGTTGAAGACAATCACTTTGTAGCCTGTCACTTATATAATCAAAAGATAATGAGTAACAACTATATTGAAACAGCTGCGACAAAATGA